In a single window of the Coprothermobacter proteolyticus DSM 5265 genome:
- the hypD gene encoding hydrogenase formation protein HypD, which produces MRTFSSDNPATIMEVCGTHTHELFRTGIRFALPNWVKLISGPGCPVCVTDDKDLAKVILMATNYDLTVITFGDMIKVPTPFGSLASLRSEGKNVQVVYSPVDAVKYAMEHQEETCLFFAVGFETTMPAVAAAIKDRLARNVDNLFFLVNHKRIVPALYALFGSGRVKIDGLLLPGHVSAIIGSKPYEPVLSKYDVPGVVTGFSKDQMLRGINILLKLIVNDKFDVINAYPEVVREEGNKKAQALIESYFEVGGAFWRGFGFIPDSAMVLKKEFSDLDAETQFPVEEPNVSPPPGCRCADVVLGAADPPSCPLFGKTCTLQNPVGPCMVSSEGTCAAWLRYGGATSNG; this is translated from the coding sequence ATGAGAACGTTTTCCTCAGATAACCCTGCTACTATTATGGAGGTATGCGGCACGCACACCCATGAGCTTTTTAGAACAGGGATCCGTTTTGCCCTACCTAACTGGGTGAAGCTAATTAGCGGGCCAGGTTGTCCTGTGTGTGTTACTGATGACAAAGACTTAGCCAAGGTCATATTAATGGCAACCAACTACGATTTAACCGTTATCACTTTTGGCGACATGATCAAGGTACCAACACCTTTCGGTTCTTTGGCTTCATTACGCAGCGAAGGGAAAAATGTTCAAGTTGTTTATTCACCTGTTGATGCTGTAAAGTACGCCATGGAGCACCAAGAAGAAACGTGCCTCTTTTTTGCTGTAGGATTTGAAACCACCATGCCAGCCGTGGCTGCCGCTATTAAGGATCGTTTAGCAAGAAACGTTGATAACTTATTCTTCTTAGTGAACCATAAGCGCATTGTCCCTGCTTTATATGCCTTATTTGGGTCTGGGCGAGTAAAAATAGACGGCCTTTTGCTACCTGGCCATGTTTCTGCCATCATAGGATCCAAGCCCTATGAGCCAGTATTAAGTAAATACGACGTGCCTGGCGTAGTGACTGGTTTTAGCAAAGACCAAATGCTCAGAGGGATAAACATCCTCCTTAAACTCATTGTGAATGATAAGTTCGACGTGATAAATGCATACCCCGAAGTAGTGCGTGAGGAAGGTAACAAGAAAGCACAGGCACTCATAGAAAGCTATTTCGAAGTAGGTGGAGCATTTTGGAGAGGGTTTGGCTTCATTCCAGATAGTGCCATGGTGCTCAAAAAAGAGTTCTCTGATTTGGATGCAGAAACACAGTTTCCGGTTGAAGAGCCTAATGTAAGCCCTCCACCAGGGTGCAGATGCGCAGACGTGGTGCTGGGTGCGGCAGACCCACCCAGTTGTCCTTTGTTTGGCAAAACATGTACTCTGCAGAATCCCGTAGGACCATGCATGGTATCATCAGAGGGAACTTGTGCTGCATGGCTCAGGTACGGAGGTGCAACCTCAAATGGATAA
- the hypE gene encoding hydrogenase expression/formation protein HypE, with product MDKITLSIGTGGEEMTQFLQKTVFPILEESISGDAALVNHTAFTIDSFVAEPPFFPGGSIGTLAVSGTVNDLVAAGAKPSALALSLILEEGLDMEVVRRILQDAKETAKLAQIKIVTGDTKVVQKGAADKVFVTTSGIGQKVLDFESPAPGDAVVVTGDIARHGATMLLASKKFELESQLTSDCEPLCWLIDVLKPFEGFLKWMRDPTRGGVGTILHEFCSQFSLGVRLFQKQIPIMPEVKGICELLGLEPLHLASEGRMVIVISPDKAHEFLESLKPFAPNASVIGEVVDDHKTLTQVVDGYETYVPPLTGEILPRIC from the coding sequence ATGGATAAAATCACACTAAGCATAGGTACTGGCGGAGAAGAAATGACTCAGTTTCTTCAAAAGACTGTTTTCCCCATCCTTGAGGAAAGCATTTCTGGTGATGCCGCACTGGTTAACCATACTGCTTTTACGATCGACAGTTTTGTAGCAGAACCTCCTTTTTTTCCAGGTGGTTCTATTGGAACACTAGCCGTGAGCGGAACAGTAAATGACTTGGTAGCTGCAGGAGCTAAACCTTCAGCGCTGGCGCTGAGTTTAATCTTGGAGGAAGGTTTGGACATGGAAGTGGTACGAAGAATCTTGCAGGACGCCAAGGAGACAGCGAAGTTGGCACAAATAAAGATCGTTACTGGAGATACTAAAGTAGTCCAAAAGGGCGCAGCCGACAAAGTATTCGTAACTACCTCAGGCATTGGCCAGAAAGTACTTGATTTTGAATCCCCAGCGCCCGGAGACGCAGTTGTGGTAACAGGCGATATTGCCAGACACGGCGCAACCATGCTACTCGCGTCAAAAAAGTTTGAGCTTGAGAGTCAGCTAACTAGTGACTGTGAACCACTATGTTGGTTAATCGATGTTTTGAAGCCTTTTGAAGGTTTTTTAAAATGGATGAGAGATCCTACTCGCGGCGGCGTGGGTACCATTCTTCATGAGTTCTGCAGCCAGTTTTCCCTGGGCGTGAGACTCTTTCAAAAACAAATACCTATCATGCCCGAGGTTAAAGGTATATGCGAACTTCTTGGCCTAGAACCTCTTCACCTGGCATCAGAAGGAAGAATGGTAATCGTAATAAGCCCTGATAAAGCCCATGAATTCCTTGAGTCCTTGAAGCCCTTTGCACCAAATGCATCGGTCATTGGAGAAGTAGTAGACGATCACAAAACGCTGACTCAAGTAGTAGATGGTTACGAGACTTATGTACCACCCTTAACAGGTGAGATACTGCCAAGAATATGCTGA
- a CDS encoding hydrogenase maturation nickel metallochaperone HypA/HybF, whose translation MHEYYVAKHTIYQVKKELGEVHPSLVKKVGLEIGKMSGIIPEALEMYLGLIAPEEGLTNASFVITLAPVLFRCNDCNTLFEPSRELFWCPNCNSSNVTFVSGNELKIQYIDVQNESKEV comes from the coding sequence ATGCATGAGTATTACGTGGCAAAGCACACAATCTATCAAGTGAAGAAGGAGCTCGGAGAAGTGCATCCAAGCCTGGTTAAGAAGGTTGGTCTTGAAATTGGGAAAATGTCAGGTATCATACCAGAGGCTTTGGAGATGTATCTTGGTTTGATAGCGCCCGAAGAAGGCTTAACTAATGCGAGCTTTGTCATCACTCTCGCTCCGGTCCTTTTTAGGTGTAATGATTGCAATACTCTTTTTGAGCCTTCACGTGAACTGTTTTGGTGTCCAAATTGTAACAGTAGCAATGTTACATTCGTAAGTGGCAACGAATTGAAGATACAATACATTGATGTGCAGAATGAAAGTAAGGAGGTATAA
- the hypB gene encoding hydrogenase nickel incorporation protein HypB has translation MRRIHVFEHLEGHGAPQDLTRINLGKNILEANEEVAHEVYHLYTDRGVFLTNVMGSPGSGKTTLIKALAQHLKIAVLEGDIASSVDSIEFAKMNVPVVQVNTDIYGSACHLEAPWVADKLRLLIEYKPEFVFIENVGNLVCPSDFNLGEHERLVVYSIPEGFDKPIKYPPMFTKATAVVLTKVDLAPVMDLDVEKFEESVRKINPHVQIFTFSAKDEKSIQPIVAYLEGKRQALLNNRSN, from the coding sequence ATGAGGCGAATACATGTTTTCGAACACTTGGAAGGCCATGGTGCACCACAGGACCTTACACGCATTAACTTGGGAAAAAACATATTAGAAGCCAACGAAGAGGTGGCTCATGAGGTATACCATTTGTACACGGACCGGGGTGTATTCCTTACCAATGTAATGGGATCACCCGGAAGCGGAAAAACCACACTTATAAAAGCTTTAGCACAGCATCTAAAGATTGCCGTGTTGGAGGGAGATATAGCTTCATCAGTAGACTCCATCGAGTTTGCCAAAATGAATGTACCAGTAGTACAAGTAAACACAGATATTTATGGTTCCGCTTGTCACCTGGAAGCCCCCTGGGTAGCAGATAAACTCCGACTGCTAATTGAATACAAGCCCGAATTTGTTTTCATTGAGAATGTAGGCAATTTGGTCTGCCCTTCTGATTTCAACTTGGGCGAACACGAAAGATTAGTCGTATACTCCATTCCCGAAGGCTTTGACAAACCTATTAAGTACCCGCCCATGTTCACTAAAGCCACCGCAGTAGTTTTGACCAAAGTCGACTTAGCGCCTGTCATGGATTTGGACGTTGAAAAATTCGAAGAAAGCGTACGGAAGATTAATCCTCACGTTCAAATATTCACTTTTTCTGCAAAGGATGAAAAAAGCATCCAGCCAATTGTGGCCTATCTGGAAGGCAAAAGGCAGGCCCTGCTAAACAATAGAAGCAATTGA
- a CDS encoding riboflavin kinase, which produces MDDKIEKVVTIVFGGFESIHLGHRRLLSHVSGVNDGGVLTFEPLPKEALGYSESRVLTDDERLCAFESMGINQIIKLPFEKIKDLEPETFLSRYLEDVQTIVVGENFRFGRNAVGDISLLKQWCQLNRKNLIVEPLVSVDGEIVSTKAIKNYIHHGNMERAMKLLGYPYFIRGPRVHGNRIGSKIGVPTVNLHWSKQKTRPPYGVYDGFLLSNQWSGPALASFGKAPTFDRKDVLLEIYVPGIDLNIGAGEIVLYGFHRFVREEKKFPDATSLVQQIREDENDLAKDAPLIEAEMNQLLLLFSRACLLPSR; this is translated from the coding sequence GTGGATGACAAGATTGAAAAAGTCGTAACGATCGTTTTTGGTGGATTTGAATCCATACATTTGGGACATAGAAGATTGCTTTCACATGTCTCTGGAGTTAACGACGGTGGGGTGCTGACCTTCGAACCTTTGCCAAAGGAAGCCTTAGGTTACAGTGAAAGCAGGGTTCTTACTGATGATGAAAGGTTGTGCGCTTTTGAGAGCATGGGTATAAATCAGATAATAAAGCTGCCTTTTGAAAAGATTAAAGACTTAGAACCGGAAACGTTCCTTTCCAGATACCTTGAGGATGTTCAAACCATCGTGGTGGGCGAAAACTTTCGTTTTGGGCGTAACGCCGTAGGAGATATTTCACTACTAAAACAGTGGTGTCAGCTTAATAGAAAGAATCTCATAGTGGAGCCTTTAGTCTCGGTGGATGGGGAAATAGTTAGTACGAAGGCGATAAAGAACTACATTCACCATGGCAACATGGAAAGGGCAATGAAGTTGTTGGGCTATCCTTATTTTATAAGGGGACCTAGGGTTCACGGAAACAGAATTGGCAGTAAAATAGGCGTTCCTACCGTAAACCTTCACTGGAGTAAACAAAAGACCCGACCCCCCTACGGGGTTTATGATGGATTCCTGCTAAGTAATCAGTGGTCAGGTCCTGCTTTGGCTTCTTTTGGAAAGGCTCCGACCTTTGACCGCAAAGATGTGCTCTTGGAGATATATGTTCCCGGAATTGATTTAAATATTGGGGCAGGCGAAATCGTGCTTTACGGCTTCCACAGGTTCGTCAGAGAAGAAAAGAAGTTCCCAGATGCTACCTCGCTAGTGCAACAGATCAGAGAAGACGAAAACGATTTGGCTAAGGACGCACCCTTAATTGAAGCTGAAATGAATCAATTGCTTCTATTGTTTAGCAGGGCCTGCCTTTTGCCTTCCAGATAG
- the truB gene encoding tRNA pseudouridine(55) synthase TruB: MQELDGFLWTIKPRGLKPMAFLSKVKSALGVKKAGYVGALDPFAWGLMPVCIGRACRFSDFFLSLPKTYVCVLQFGLETDTWDITGNVINLSEHRPSVEALKECLDTLRGQVEYPIPPLSSKKVNGKRLYYLFYDGKPVTGLKGIAHVSKSLLLEVLESNEKGIEKATLLFEVSKGTYIRGLAKKIGDMLNVPCVVSELARVKIGHISISAGVPLQDVDPGKVISTDEALSFLPDIPVQGAVEKRLRQSGRVDYSMSVSSASSYYRIWGTHGFLGVGRISTGELVMERWW; encoded by the coding sequence GTGCAAGAGTTAGATGGTTTTCTGTGGACAATAAAACCCAGAGGACTAAAGCCCATGGCATTCTTGTCCAAAGTGAAGTCAGCGCTTGGCGTAAAAAAAGCTGGCTATGTGGGAGCTTTGGATCCTTTTGCCTGGGGTCTTATGCCTGTTTGTATAGGCAGAGCTTGTCGGTTTTCTGACTTTTTTCTTTCTCTACCTAAGACCTATGTATGTGTACTTCAGTTTGGTTTAGAGACGGACACTTGGGACATAACTGGAAACGTTATTAATCTTTCAGAACACAGACCAAGCGTGGAAGCATTAAAGGAGTGTTTAGACACGTTAAGGGGACAGGTAGAGTATCCCATTCCACCTCTTTCTTCAAAAAAAGTAAATGGTAAAAGGCTTTACTACCTGTTCTATGATGGCAAACCCGTTACAGGCCTTAAGGGTATCGCTCACGTTAGCAAAAGTTTGTTACTTGAAGTATTGGAGTCGAATGAGAAGGGAATCGAAAAAGCCACTCTGTTATTCGAAGTTAGCAAAGGCACTTACATTAGAGGACTGGCAAAGAAAATTGGCGACATGCTAAATGTTCCCTGTGTGGTATCGGAGCTGGCGCGTGTAAAAATCGGACACATAAGCATAAGCGCAGGGGTTCCCTTGCAGGACGTTGACCCGGGAAAAGTTATATCCACCGATGAAGCTTTATCTTTCTTGCCAGACATACCTGTACAGGGCGCCGTAGAAAAGCGCCTGAGGCAATCGGGCAGAGTGGATTATTCTATGAGCGTGAGTAGTGCGTCTTCGTACTACAGAATATGGGGAACTCATGGTTTCTTGGGTGTTGGCAGGATAAGCACAGGAGAGTTGGTGATGGAGCGTTGGTGGTAA
- a CDS encoding DHH family phosphoesterase codes for MNLTKTNPQTILKRLTKSRKGIKIITHERPDVDALGSVAGMSWVLNSMRVPVSVCVESWLSFFTELRPLVSASEVDVQLMLDVSDPKRAFGYDKGLETLIIDHHAVEDVPFMHLIDPSCCATSALLSELFSDHLDSKSSVCFLAGLLADTGVLSYSNVDERALNDAIRLVQAGANWNAAYVEATKICGMEQAKRIARLLRKVYEYKPGVFVLSVPKEDRLEQGFTDDDFSIALSIMQWIGRGLLFISARENNNQMPVTNISFRSRHPLEAIAYAKRLNGGGHRMAAAAKVSNRLSEVMETVLAWVTADVDALSQTRNEPANLNELDLQLAELYAKSELLSVDVTEELLLSICDLVSKGGSAERAAMKVRENIDLESLQQLSDWIMSSDDLKSPKSLVQRMFYRQVDFSCKS; via the coding sequence ATGAATCTCACGAAGACGAATCCACAGACCATACTGAAGAGACTAACGAAGAGCCGTAAGGGAATCAAGATTATCACTCACGAAAGACCAGATGTGGATGCGTTAGGTTCAGTAGCTGGCATGAGCTGGGTACTTAATTCTATGCGTGTACCGGTTTCCGTGTGTGTGGAATCATGGTTGTCGTTTTTTACAGAGCTGCGACCTCTAGTATCAGCGTCAGAAGTGGACGTTCAACTAATGCTTGATGTTTCCGACCCCAAGAGGGCTTTTGGTTATGACAAAGGTTTAGAAACACTGATTATTGACCATCATGCGGTAGAGGATGTGCCCTTCATGCACCTTATTGATCCAAGCTGCTGCGCAACCTCTGCCTTGCTGTCTGAGTTGTTTTCTGATCACCTAGATAGCAAGTCCTCAGTGTGCTTTTTGGCTGGGTTGCTGGCTGACACTGGTGTGTTATCTTACAGCAATGTTGATGAACGTGCTTTGAACGATGCTATAAGGTTGGTACAAGCAGGCGCTAACTGGAATGCTGCCTATGTTGAAGCCACTAAGATTTGCGGTATGGAGCAAGCAAAACGCATTGCCAGGCTCCTCAGAAAGGTATATGAATACAAGCCTGGGGTTTTCGTTCTGAGTGTTCCTAAAGAAGATAGATTAGAGCAAGGTTTTACCGATGATGATTTTAGTATAGCTTTGTCCATTATGCAATGGATTGGTCGCGGTCTCTTATTCATTTCAGCTCGAGAAAACAATAACCAAATGCCTGTTACGAATATATCGTTTCGTTCCAGGCATCCTTTGGAAGCTATAGCGTATGCCAAACGCTTAAATGGAGGCGGACACAGGATGGCGGCGGCAGCAAAGGTTTCAAATCGATTAAGTGAGGTCATGGAGACAGTACTAGCTTGGGTCACTGCTGATGTAGATGCTTTAAGTCAAACACGTAATGAGCCAGCAAATTTGAATGAACTTGATCTGCAGCTTGCTGAGCTTTACGCGAAATCTGAACTCTTGAGCGTCGATGTGACTGAGGAGCTACTGCTAAGCATCTGTGATTTGGTTTCTAAAGGTGGCAGCGCTGAGAGAGCGGCTATGAAGGTACGGGAGAACATTGACTTGGAAAGTTTGCAGCAGTTGTCTGACTGGATTATGAGCAGTGATGACCTTAAGAGCCCTAAGAGTCTTGTTCAGCGCATGTTTTACAGACAGGTGGACTTCTCGTGCAAGAGTTAG
- the rbfA gene encoding 30S ribosome-binding factor RbfA, which translates to MKPLRKERLQQAIKQELSKILLEDMNDERLKFVTITDVELSDDQKYLKVYFSTMPGKNSEQILQSLERVKGYVSGEVARTLRLRFAPEIKFELDNSIERGVRMVKLLEDLEKKDEVKEDESHEDESTDHTEETNEEP; encoded by the coding sequence ATGAAACCTCTCAGAAAAGAGCGGCTACAGCAAGCAATAAAGCAGGAATTGTCCAAAATTCTGCTGGAAGACATGAATGACGAACGTCTCAAATTCGTGACCATTACTGACGTGGAGTTGTCTGATGATCAAAAGTATTTGAAGGTTTACTTTTCTACCATGCCAGGAAAAAATTCAGAACAAATACTACAGTCTTTGGAAAGAGTAAAAGGGTATGTTAGTGGTGAAGTAGCAAGAACCTTGAGACTGAGGTTTGCGCCAGAGATAAAGTTTGAATTGGACAACTCTATCGAGAGAGGAGTCCGCATGGTGAAATTGCTAGAAGATTTGGAAAAGAAAGATGAAGTAAAAGAAGATGAATCTCACGAAGACGAATCCACAGACCATACTGAAGAGACTAACGAAGAGCCGTAA
- a CDS encoding DUF503 domain-containing protein yields the protein MFVGSLRLKLLINGSRTLKDKRQVVRSILDTVRSRRNVAAAEVGSLDNTSVAELGFATVNGQMNKVRESVDWIVNFIQDNYDLEILEQEITVY from the coding sequence TTGTTTGTTGGTAGTTTGAGGTTGAAACTACTAATAAATGGTTCTCGAACATTGAAGGACAAGAGACAAGTTGTAAGGTCTATTTTAGATACGGTGAGGTCTCGGAGAAACGTGGCTGCTGCAGAGGTGGGGAGTTTAGACAACACTTCTGTGGCAGAGCTTGGTTTTGCTACAGTAAATGGGCAAATGAACAAAGTAAGAGAGTCCGTGGATTGGATTGTTAACTTTATCCAAGATAATTACGACTTAGAGATTTTAGAACAGGAAATTACCGTTTACTAA
- the infB gene encoding translation initiation factor IF-2, whose translation MKIRVYQLAKELGVPSKQLVEELKKLGVDIVSYQSTVDEETADLLRELLKAEPLQVAESGKESKVESTEEETVTAEAGKSEKELAPKRPPVVTVMGHVDHGKTTLLDAIRRTRVAEREVGGITQSIGASVVNYKGQKIVFIDTPGHEAFTEMRARGAMVTDIVVLVVAADEGVMPQTIEALNHAKAAGVAIIVALNKMDRPGANPDRVMNQLAAMGLIPESWGGDTIYVPVSAIKGEGIEDLLEAIILIADLLDLRGDPEAPLKAYVIESRLDKGKGPLATVVVREGTLRVGDFVVVGTTYGKIRAMFDDKGDPISSAGPSMPAEIMGIQDVPEAGTLVQRVDSLEEAERIAKSNSDLQRDKQQKTRKEFSLEEILSSSEEEKPVLNLILKADTAGSLEAVQNALLKLEKGEVDMNIIHAGVGAISDGDVILAEASKALIVGFNVRPVGKTNKLIEEKGIKVLTYRIIYDLVDDMANLLKGLVKPKEVEVVLGHAEVRRTFKVPRVGTVAGCYVTDGKIVRNGRVRVLRNGVIVAETSIGSLKRFKDDVREVVQGFECGVGLENFHDIKEGDILEVYTIQEEVA comes from the coding sequence ATGAAGATTAGAGTTTACCAACTGGCGAAAGAATTAGGTGTCCCTTCAAAACAGCTAGTTGAAGAGCTTAAAAAACTTGGAGTGGATATTGTTTCATATCAGTCAACAGTAGATGAAGAAACGGCAGATTTACTCAGAGAGCTGCTTAAGGCCGAACCATTGCAGGTAGCTGAAAGCGGTAAAGAAAGTAAGGTTGAATCTACTGAGGAAGAAACAGTTACTGCAGAAGCTGGTAAGAGTGAAAAAGAGCTTGCGCCGAAGCGGCCACCAGTAGTTACTGTTATGGGGCACGTAGACCATGGAAAAACTACATTGCTCGATGCCATAAGGCGCACTCGTGTGGCAGAAAGAGAAGTTGGTGGAATCACGCAATCCATAGGTGCTTCGGTGGTTAATTATAAAGGGCAGAAGATTGTTTTCATAGATACTCCTGGGCACGAAGCTTTCACTGAAATGCGTGCTCGAGGAGCCATGGTAACAGATATAGTTGTACTTGTAGTGGCAGCTGACGAAGGCGTTATGCCCCAAACCATAGAGGCTTTGAATCACGCAAAAGCTGCAGGTGTTGCAATCATTGTAGCTCTAAATAAAATGGATCGTCCTGGTGCTAATCCAGACAGAGTAATGAATCAGCTTGCTGCCATGGGATTGATACCTGAGAGCTGGGGTGGCGACACGATTTACGTACCTGTTTCAGCCATAAAAGGTGAAGGTATCGAAGATCTTCTCGAAGCGATCATCCTAATTGCAGATTTGCTAGACCTTAGGGGAGACCCTGAAGCACCTTTAAAAGCTTATGTTATTGAATCACGCTTGGACAAAGGTAAAGGCCCTCTGGCAACAGTGGTGGTTCGAGAAGGAACACTCAGAGTCGGTGATTTTGTTGTCGTGGGGACAACTTACGGCAAGATCAGGGCCATGTTTGACGACAAAGGAGACCCAATCTCATCTGCAGGTCCTTCAATGCCTGCGGAGATAATGGGGATTCAGGATGTTCCAGAGGCAGGTACTTTGGTGCAAAGGGTAGATTCTTTAGAAGAAGCTGAAAGAATTGCAAAATCCAACTCGGATCTGCAGCGTGATAAACAACAAAAAACCAGGAAGGAATTCTCGTTAGAGGAAATCCTGAGTTCATCTGAAGAAGAAAAGCCTGTTCTTAACCTAATATTGAAGGCTGATACGGCAGGTTCCCTGGAGGCCGTACAAAATGCGCTGTTGAAATTGGAAAAAGGCGAAGTCGATATGAACATAATACATGCTGGTGTTGGTGCCATTTCAGATGGCGACGTCATTTTGGCTGAGGCGTCAAAGGCTCTCATTGTTGGCTTCAACGTGCGTCCTGTGGGTAAGACTAACAAGCTCATTGAAGAAAAAGGTATTAAGGTTTTGACGTATCGTATCATTTATGATCTCGTTGACGATATGGCTAACCTCCTAAAAGGACTTGTAAAACCCAAAGAAGTAGAAGTAGTGCTTGGACATGCTGAGGTTCGTCGAACCTTCAAGGTACCTCGTGTGGGCACCGTGGCTGGTTGTTATGTGACTGACGGGAAGATAGTGAGAAATGGTCGAGTCAGAGTTCTTAGAAACGGTGTCATCGTTGCCGAGACATCCATTGGTAGCTTAAAGCGATTCAAAGATGATGTACGAGAAGTGGTTCAAGGATTTGAATGCGGTGTCGGTTTGGAGAACTTCCATGACATCAAGGAAGGCGACATACTGGAGGTTTATACAATTCAGGAGGAAGTGGCTTAG
- the nusA gene encoding transcription termination factor NusA: protein MEKNKSEAIEKALNEYIRQIASDLDLTPQEIIEALKDALVSAIRKELDIPKEAVGSAIKIEENGSSLKFLVNKDFVKTIPEDEAVSDWIEFPLSNLSRVSIQTAENTLKNRMNEKSKEKAIKRIAQFSGEVVTARVIRRDPKTKLIYMDVDGVECVLEPSEQLPTDRYAPGDSLRCLVLGAKNIPMYGQGVALSRSSPDLLKLLFTLEVPEVADGVVRIMGIARKPGRRSKVAVMSIDPRLDPQGACIGYKGQRIQAISRSLANEKIDVVRWDTDPAKLIANVLSPGKVDKVEVLDPKNKRALVYTTPDNIKVVVGEDGENVELAEQLTGWTIDVREGGPDED, encoded by the coding sequence ATGGAAAAAAACAAAAGCGAAGCCATAGAAAAGGCACTTAATGAATATATAAGGCAAATAGCTAGTGATCTGGATCTTACACCTCAAGAAATAATTGAAGCGTTAAAAGACGCTTTAGTTTCTGCTATAAGGAAAGAACTGGATATTCCTAAAGAGGCTGTGGGATCGGCTATCAAGATTGAAGAGAACGGGAGCAGTTTGAAGTTTCTGGTAAATAAGGATTTCGTAAAAACAATACCTGAAGATGAGGCCGTATCAGATTGGATTGAGTTCCCTCTGTCCAATCTGAGCCGTGTTTCCATACAGACTGCAGAGAATACGTTAAAGAACAGAATGAATGAAAAGAGTAAGGAAAAGGCCATTAAGCGAATAGCTCAGTTTTCTGGTGAAGTTGTCACAGCAAGGGTCATAAGAAGAGATCCTAAGACAAAACTGATCTACATGGACGTGGATGGTGTTGAATGTGTGCTGGAGCCCAGTGAACAACTACCTACTGATAGGTATGCTCCAGGTGATTCCCTAAGGTGTTTAGTCCTGGGTGCGAAGAACATACCCATGTACGGTCAAGGAGTAGCATTGTCCCGTTCTTCTCCTGATTTGCTAAAGCTGTTGTTTACTTTGGAAGTACCAGAAGTGGCTGATGGGGTGGTACGAATCATGGGTATTGCAAGGAAACCTGGACGGAGATCAAAAGTGGCAGTTATGAGTATTGATCCCAGACTTGACCCTCAAGGAGCATGTATTGGTTACAAAGGGCAACGTATTCAGGCGATTTCAAGAAGTCTGGCCAACGAGAAAATTGATGTGGTGAGATGGGATACTGATCCAGCAAAGTTGATTGCAAACGTTCTTTCGCCAGGAAAGGTGGATAAAGTAGAGGTTCTAGATCCAAAGAATAAAAGAGCATTGGTTTACACCACTCCCGATAACATAAAAGTAGTGGTGGGAGAAGATGGCGAGAATGTGGAGCTAGCTGAACAGCTAACAGGATGGACAATTGATGTGAGGGAGGGTGGTCCTGATGAAGATTAG
- a CDS encoding ribosome maturation factor RimP, with product MLSPKDRADLEERISKIVVSKGFYFIDLEERMEKGAHIISVVVHGEPSVTIGDCEKLTRAILPLLESFPWYGDNDHLEVTSPGLDRVLKREWEYEIFKGRVIDISFDRDGKSQTIRAKLVGRENENVVIEYEGNYFRIPFDQVRKAKLVFDEGGKEHGKKQKRSHRKGT from the coding sequence ATGCTGTCGCCAAAGGATAGAGCCGATCTTGAAGAGCGGATTTCCAAAATTGTTGTGTCAAAAGGTTTTTATTTTATTGACTTGGAAGAGCGTATGGAAAAAGGTGCTCATATAATCTCTGTTGTTGTTCACGGGGAACCGTCGGTGACCATTGGCGACTGCGAAAAACTAACCAGAGCCATTTTGCCTTTATTGGAAAGCTTTCCGTGGTACGGCGACAATGATCATTTGGAGGTTACCAGCCCGGGATTGGATAGGGTTCTAAAAAGAGAATGGGAATATGAAATTTTTAAAGGAAGGGTTATTGATATTTCCTTCGATAGAGATGGTAAATCGCAAACAATTCGTGCAAAGCTTGTGGGTAGGGAAAATGAAAACGTTGTAATCGAGTATGAAGGAAATTACTTCCGCATTCCCTTCGACCAAGTTAGAAAGGCGAAACTGGTATTCGACGAAGGAGGGAAAGAGCATGGAAAAAAACAAAAGCGAAGCCATAGAAAAGGCACTTAA